Proteins encoded within one genomic window of Sphingomonas cannabina:
- a CDS encoding cytochrome P450 produces the protein MSFIPAHPPRADRLRPAWTAFFGERSRNAVAGWTHRAFEDWTITRRLMGLTIHFPRHPDAVERVLLGNAANYVKPRVVKRLIAPIIGEGLLTADGELWRQQRRMVAPSFAPGAVAALTPLIAEAAERRMAEWPARGTIDIAAAATEATMTIIAEALFSGDRRLVTPAASRHITAALEAAGAVRMSAILGLPAIGFSSRIRAGHAGRRFLRTTLTAIVRERGPEGGDDFLGGIIRALHERFPPVQATQLAIGNAATFYLAGHETTANALAWSMYLIANVPEVQDRARMEAMAALAGDVATLPERLPYLRRILDEALRLYPPAPRFDREAADDDRLGELVVRKGDIVSIWPWLIHRHRRLWDDPDAFDPDRFAPGREAERHRFQYIPFGGGPRTCVGMRFAITEALVILAHWLAARRYAPIPGRPVEPLGTVTLRPQGGLWLDVSPC, from the coding sequence ATGAGCTTCATCCCCGCCCATCCGCCGCGCGCCGATCGGCTGCGGCCCGCCTGGACTGCCTTCTTCGGCGAGCGATCGCGCAACGCCGTCGCGGGCTGGACGCATCGCGCGTTCGAGGACTGGACGATCACCCGTCGGCTGATGGGTCTGACGATCCATTTCCCGCGCCATCCCGATGCGGTCGAGCGCGTGCTGCTCGGCAATGCCGCCAATTATGTGAAGCCGCGCGTGGTCAAGCGGCTGATCGCGCCGATCATCGGCGAGGGGCTGCTCACCGCCGACGGCGAGCTGTGGCGCCAGCAGCGGCGGATGGTGGCGCCGAGCTTCGCGCCCGGCGCAGTGGCGGCGCTCACCCCGCTGATCGCGGAGGCGGCCGAGCGGCGCATGGCGGAATGGCCCGCGCGCGGCACGATCGACATTGCCGCCGCCGCGACCGAGGCGACGATGACGATCATCGCCGAGGCGCTGTTCTCCGGCGACCGCCGGCTGGTGACGCCCGCGGCGAGCCGGCACATCACCGCTGCGCTGGAGGCGGCGGGAGCGGTGCGCATGTCGGCGATCCTCGGTCTGCCGGCGATCGGCTTCTCCTCCAGGATCCGCGCCGGCCATGCCGGACGTCGCTTCCTGCGCACCACGCTTACCGCGATCGTGCGCGAGCGCGGGCCCGAAGGCGGCGACGATTTCCTGGGTGGCATCATCCGGGCGCTGCACGAGCGCTTCCCGCCGGTCCAGGCGACCCAGCTTGCGATCGGCAATGCCGCGACCTTCTACCTCGCCGGGCACGAGACCACCGCCAATGCGCTGGCATGGAGCATGTACCTGATCGCCAACGTGCCGGAGGTGCAGGACCGCGCGCGGATGGAAGCGATGGCGGCGCTGGCCGGCGACGTCGCGACGCTACCGGAGCGGTTGCCCTATCTGCGCCGCATCCTCGACGAGGCGCTGCGCCTCTATCCGCCGGCGCCGCGCTTCGACCGCGAGGCGGCGGACGACGACCGGCTCGGCGAGCTGGTCGTGCGCAAGGGCGACATCGTCTCGATCTGGCCGTGGCTGATCCACCGGCACCGGCGGCTGTGGGACGATCCCGACGCCTTCGATCCCGACCGCTTCGCGCCGGGCCGCGAGGCGGAGCGCCATCGCTTCCAGTACATCCCGTTCGGCGGCGGCCCGCGGACCTGCGTCGGCATGCGCTTCGCGATCACCGAGGCGCTGGTGATCCTCGCCCATTGGCTGGCGGCGCGCCGCTATGCCCCGATCCCGGGCCGGCCGGTCGAGCCGCTGGGCACGGTGACGCTGCGGCCGCAGGGCGGGCTGTGGCTCGACGTCAGCCCTTGCTAG
- a CDS encoding DedA family protein, which translates to MVEQILGWLAGIVIAVIEATGYLGVLILMAIESACVPLPSELVMPFAGYLVSLGKMNLFAAATAGALGCNLGSVIAYEIGKRGGRPVIERWGKYLLIGPDELDAADRFFLRWGRSAVFVGRLLPVIRTFIAFPAGVARMPLIPFHLYTFAGSWPFCFALTWVGMKLGEAWHTDPRLKEAFHSADAVIGVVLVVVVGGYIWHRVRSIRRSSKG; encoded by the coding sequence ATGGTGGAACAGATCCTCGGCTGGCTCGCCGGCATCGTCATCGCGGTCATCGAAGCGACCGGCTATCTCGGCGTCCTCATCCTGATGGCGATCGAGAGCGCCTGCGTGCCCCTGCCCTCGGAGCTGGTGATGCCCTTCGCGGGCTATCTCGTCTCACTCGGCAAGATGAACCTGTTCGCCGCCGCCACCGCCGGCGCGCTCGGCTGCAACCTCGGCTCGGTGATCGCCTACGAGATCGGCAAGCGCGGCGGCCGGCCGGTGATCGAGCGCTGGGGCAAATATCTGCTGATCGGTCCCGACGAGCTCGACGCCGCCGACCGCTTCTTCCTGCGCTGGGGCCGCTCGGCAGTGTTCGTTGGTCGCCTCCTGCCGGTGATCCGCACCTTCATCGCCTTTCCCGCCGGCGTCGCACGGATGCCGCTCATCCCGTTCCACCTCTACACCTTCGCCGGCAGCTGGCCCTTCTGCTTCGCGCTGACCTGGGTGGGGATGAAGCTCGGCGAGGCGTGGCACACCGATCCGCGGCTCAAGGAAGCGTTCCATTCGGCCGATGCGGTGATCGGCGTGGTGCTGGTGGTGGTGGTCGGCGGCTACATCTGGCACCGCGTCCGCAGCATCCGCCGCTCTAGCAAGGGCTGA
- a CDS encoding hemerythrin domain-containing protein — protein sequence MAEAKIFRDLKADHDKQRKMLKALGELQGDTKKRKTLFEEFRLELQSHAAAEEESLYAEMLADPKLREDARHSIAEHKEIDDVLGEMMELDFGSDEWTEKFFHMRRRYEHHIDEEEEEMFPAAARRFDDPTEYELARTYEERKPEELELAKDNPPGSDERE from the coding sequence ATGGCCGAAGCCAAGATCTTCCGCGACCTGAAGGCGGACCATGACAAGCAGCGCAAGATGCTGAAGGCGCTGGGCGAGCTCCAGGGTGATACCAAGAAACGCAAGACACTGTTCGAGGAATTCCGCCTCGAGCTCCAGAGCCATGCCGCCGCCGAGGAGGAATCGCTCTATGCGGAGATGCTCGCCGATCCGAAGCTGCGCGAGGACGCCCGCCATTCGATCGCCGAGCACAAGGAGATCGACGATGTCCTGGGCGAGATGATGGAGCTCGATTTCGGCTCCGACGAATGGACGGAGAAGTTCTTCCACATGCGCCGCCGCTACGAGCATCATATCGACGAGGAAGAGGAGGAGATGTTTCCGGCGGCGGCCAGGCGGTTCGACGATCCGACCGAATATGAGCTCGCCAGGACCTATGAGGAACGCAAGCCCGAGGAGCTCGAGCTGGCCAAGGACAACCCGCCGGGAAGCGACGAGCGCGAATGA